Genomic DNA from Mesorhizobium sp. 131-2-1:
CATATATCATGCTGGAGCATAAGGTTCCGGATTCGTCATAAAGTTCGACAGACCTGGAGCGGCCCGCTGCCATCTGCTTTATCGGAAAGTGCCAAAACATACATTTTCTTCGGCTCCAGTCCTATAACGGATGCCTCCAGAATCTAGGTCAGACCCTGACCGAACAGAGATACGCTGGTCTGGGCCTTCTTTTCCTCGTCACCCTTCGTTTCGAGCCTCAGGTGAGCTGCAATACCAGCCGTGCCGAGCGGCTGCAGGTTCTGCAAACCGTCGCCTTCTGGAACCGCGTTCGAAACGTAGTTGACCGCCTGCGCAGCCTGGCCGATCGGGATTGTTGCAATCAGCTTGTTGGTCAGCGTATCGATCGCGGCCATCGCATCTGCATTTTCAAGGCCTACATAGACGCGTGTACCGTCGCCCGGCGGCCAGATGCCGTGGGGCAGATTGCCGACCGGGATCGTTACGAGCTGCTCGAAATCGTCGGTCCGAAAGACTTTGACCTCGTTCGAACCGCCGACCGTTACATAGGCGAAGCTGCCGTTCTTATTGGTCACAAGATTGACGTGGTCTGTGATTGGCCCCGTATCGATCGTCTTAATCAGATCGAAAGGCGCCTGGGCGTTGAAGACCTGCGTCTTGCCGACATCCTTCAGGGTGAACCAGACCTGCTTGCCGCCGCCTCATCAAGCGGGCAATCGCTCCAAGGTCGGCGCCGGCCTCACGTGGCGCAGGGTCGTCGAACCCTGCACCGACAAGCAACGACCTACTGGAAATTGAAATACAGTGCCGGCGGGTACTGCGACCCGTCAGTGGCCGGCACATTTGCCTGCGCCGCGGGCTTGACCCCGCCTGTGGCCATGTTGTCCAGCGGCGGCTTGGCCTGCTCGGCCTTGGCGGCAACGTCCTGCGCCACCGGGACTTTCTTCTTGGCCTCCGCCGCCTGCGACAGGGCAAGCACGACGAACAGCCCTGACATAACGAATTTCCTGACGGTTTTCCTCTCCTGGCTCTGTGGCCTCATGGCTTGAAACCAGACTTGTCGAGCACGGCGACCTGATTGCCGTCGATGTAGAAGCGGATCGCGTGCGCCTCGGTGTCGATGTCTATGCGCGTCGGTTGCGCGGCCAGCGCCGCCGGGGCGGTCCTGGCATATTTCGAGGGAAAATCCCCGGCCGGCGCGTAGCGGAAGAGTAACGCCAATGCGATGCATCCGGCGGTAAAGACAATGAAGGTCAGTCTGGAAGAGGTGGTCGAGGTCATCTAGTCGTTCCTTCAGGTTGAAATGGCATCTACGGTTCGGTTGCTCCAGAAATCGAAGCATGACATTTGGCGTAACAAAGCTCTGTTCAAGGACCTTATGCCATATGACCACAGCTAGAAGGCGGCAGCGGCCGGCGGGCGCGAAACAGTTATGGTACTTTCGGCGCGCATACGCGCGACCCGCGCACTAACGCCCAACAAGAATTCCGCACAACAGATTTCAAATGTCGGGTTTTCTTTACTAGCGAATTCGTTATTGCCGCACCAAAGAACCGCTTCTTTTATAGCCGCCGACATCAGATAGCCTTGGATGTCGCACCACATTAACTAGTATAATTTCGTAAGCCAGATGACACGGTCAGGTCGCTGCATTGTTCGACGGCAATCGTCGATACATTTGCAGGAAAAAAGACCGAGAGATACTAAGCCTATATTCGATATGTAGCGCATGTTTACTCCTTTCAATTGATGAATAATCTGAAGAATGTTGAGTAAATAAATTAACCCATCCTTCGTTGTCTTTAAATAATCAATGCCGCTTGAAGATACTTCTTCGACAGGACTAATTATCTCGATGACGGTGGTGACGTCTTGTGCTATGTTTTGTTCAGCCTGCTGCAAAAATTGCAGCGGTGATGCCGGAGGCTGCCGATGCGTTACCTGAGGTCCGCTCACTATATCAATGTGGTGGCCAAGACCGGCTCGATCCGCGCCGCCGCGGAACTGCTCGCCATAACCTCGACGGCGCTCAACCGGCGTATATTGGCGATGGAGGCCGAACTCGGCGTTGCGATTTTCGAGCGACTGCCTCACGGCGTGCGATTGTCCAGCGCCGGCGAACTTCTAGTGCAGCACATGCGCAACCAGTTATCCGATATGGAGCACCTGAAATCGCAGATTGCAGACCTTGCTGGCGCCCGGCGCGGCCATGTGGCGATCGCCTGCAGCCAGGCGCTATTGCCCTACCATCTGCCGATGCAGATCTCACTCTACCGCAAGGAACATCCGAATGTGACCTTCGGAGTGCACCTGCGCGACCGGGAGGAGGCCGAGCGTGCCTTGGTCGATCACACGGCCGACATCGCCATCGTCTACGAGCCAACCCGGCTGGCTGCTTTCATGACGCTGATGCGGGTGCACCAGCCGGTGCATGCGGTTATGCGGCCCGATCATCCGCTGGCTTCTCACGAGACGGTGCGCTTGCGCGCTTGCCTCGACTATCCAATCGCGCTTCCCACATCAAGTTACGGCGTGCGCTACCTGCTCGACATCGGGGCGCAATCGTCATCGCTGCAGCTGGAGCCGGTGATTCAATCGGACAGCTTCGAATTCCTGCGCAACCACGCTATCTCGGAGGATATCATCAGCTTCCATTTCCCAATTGGCCTGTCCCACCAGACGATGACCGGTGACATGATCTCCCGACCGCTCGACCCGCGCGACGTGCCCGCTGGCATGCTCTATGTCGGCCAACTCAAGGGCCGCACCCTACCGGTGGCCGCTGCCCGTTTCGCCGACCAGCTTTCTGACTCGCTGGCGCAGCAGTATGACGTGTCGTGATGGCGCCTGCCACTCAGCTTGATGCACTGGATAAGGCTGTCGGGGTTGCGGCAGCATCGGCTCTGCAAACCGGGCCGTCTTGGGCAGCGATAACGGCGCGTCGTTTAATTAGCCACAATGTCAGGAGATTGTGCCCGCCGGCGGCCGCCACCTCCAGCGCCCGCTTGGCGCTTTCCTGGCCCTTAGGGCTGGTCGCCCTGTCCTCCGCCCTGGATGTTCAGACTGAAACGGCGAGGTGGATGGGTCGATTAGGTGCCGCCGCCGCGGCGGCGACACTGGCGCTCTACGCTGCGCTCCAGGCGGTGGACGGGGTCGCCCTCAAACAGGCCGTAAACGCGTGGGCGAGCGCCCCGGACGCCGAGAAGGCGGCGCGCTTCGCGAGCGCCGAGGCAATCCGCTGGCTCGAGTGGGGGATGAGGAGCTACCAGGACTTTACACTGGGTCTCGCCTTGCTTCTGTTCGCAGCCTCTGCGTTGCTGACAGCTTGGCTTCCGCGGCCGATCGCCTATCTGATGGGGCTCTCCGGCCTCACCCACCTAACGCAGGGCTGGGTGGCCGGCTCCGAAGGCTTCTCGCCAACGCAATCGGTTGCAATTGTGCTGGCCTGGACCCTGAGCCTGATGTGGATGATCTGGCTTGCCGTCGTCGCCTGGCGGATGGAGGGTTCGGACCTCTCGAAGGCGTGGGCCGCCCCGCAGCCATGTAGTTGCTCGAGCTCGCGCATAGTGCCCCGCGTTCAATCCCGGCGGGGCGCTATGGCTACTGGAAGGTCAAGTGATTTCTGCAAAAATGATTCCGCCGCGATATCTCCAGAGTCGCGAAACCGTGCGCCCGGCGTTAAATAACTTGGCATGAACAGGGATTTGAGCGAGACGCAGAGTTCTGCCGGCGCTTCGGCTACGGTTGCATTTATCGATCTTGCAGGCTTTAGCGCCATCGCGGACGTTTATGGAGATGCAGCAGCAATCGACGTGCTTGAGATTTTCGAGAGCATGGTCCGCGAAGCCCTTAGCGGCTATGAACCTCCGATCAAATGGATCGGTGACGAGGCAATGCTCTCGTTTCCCGAGCCGGAAGTCGCGATCCAGGCGCTTGGAGCGCTGTTGCATGCATGCCGAAAAGAACCGCGCCTGCCGCTGACGCGGGCCGCGCTGAACCATGGGCCGGTCATCCGCCGGGCGGGTGATCTGTTTGGATCGACCGTCAACATAGCGGCACGCATTGCTGCGCTTGCGTCCCCCGGTCAATTGCTTGCGACCCAACCCATTGCCGATGCCGCTGCCGCCAAAGGCATCCTGGTTCGAGATCTCGGAAAGGTCGCCCTTCGATCGGTAGCTGGTGAAGTTCCCATTTATGAGATCGAACTTGCCCCCTCGCCTGACCCGGCCTGGATCGATCCGGTGTGCAAGATGCATGCTCCTTATGCATCCTATCGACGGGCTGCCCCGGAAGGGCCATGGTTTTGTTCGCTGCGTTGTGAAGAGGCATATCGGAAGTCGCCGCAGACCTATCCATTGGCTCGATGACACGGCTTGGCGCATTTGGCCCCTCTGGCGGAACGTCCACCTACTGATTGCTGCAGCAAATAGCTGACTGACCGCTCCCGGGCCCAAGCGCGACGTCCGAGTGGGCTTGGCGATGTCCGTAGTGACGCAAGACGGACCTAGCGAGCCATGGCATAGTTGTGGTCCTTTTTGACAGGCGAGCGAACCGCAAAATCGCCCGCAGCAAGGCCGGCGCCAAGGCATTGATATTGCTGTGGTCAAAACCTGGAGATTTTTAGAGCTACTCCCCAGCTTCGGAGAACAATGGTCATTCGGAGAGCAGTTTGAGGGAGAACGTTGTTTCCGCTCTCCCCAGCTTTCGGCCGCACATCCCGCAAACTCTGCGCTTGCGGGAAGCCATGAGGGGACCGGAGAATTGTTTGGACTTTGAGAGTGGTGTGGGAGAAGGGACTTGAACCCCCGACCCCAGGATTGATGCTTGGTGCCGACGTTGATTTTGTCAATTAAATCCGTCGCATGTCGCGTCCGACGCGTCTGCCGAGCTAAGCTCCCGCGGTGGCTGACGATCCGCTGTCGGCCGAGCCGATGGACGCCATGCTGACGGCGCACGCCGCTCTGTGGAAACAGTACTGCCGGCTGCAAGATGTCGTCGTGAGGACGGTGCCGCGCAGCGAGCTGTGTCGACGCTTCATGGCCATCCCCGGTGTCGGGCCGGTGACGGCGCTCTCCTTCGTGACCGCGATCGACGACCCGTTGCGCTTCCGCCGCTCGCGCGACGTCGCGGCCGACTTCGGGCTGACCTCGCGGCGCTGGCAATCCGGCTCGACGATCGACGTCCAGGGTCGGATCTCGAAGGCCGGCGACGCGGATGTGCGGCGTGCGCTCTACGAGGCGGCGTCAGGCCTGATGACGCGCTTCAAGGGCGCCGACAAGGTCAAGAGCTGGGGCCAGGCGATCGCCAAGCGCTCCTGCCACCGCAAGGCCTGTGTCGCGGTGGCGCGCAAGCTGGCCGTGATCATGCATGCGCTGTGGAGCGACGGCACGTTCTACGTCGGCGATCCGGCGGCAAGCCAGGCGAACGCCGACCGGCGTGCGCACGACAAGGCCCGCAAGCTGCTGGGAGCGCATCGATGAGCAGAAGACCGACAGTTCAAACGCATGGCGTCCGCACGCTGACGGACGCCATCTGAGACAAGGAGATCCGCTCCGGCGGATGAGGACCGATGCAGACCAGGAACGACGGAACGCACGTTATCCTGCCTGCGGCCGCGCCGATCGAAAGACGGCCGGACCGCGCTCGATTGCCTGTGACGCTGCTCCGTCAGACCGATGGCAAATTGCGCCACGACGGCTCGAGCGCTGCATTCGTGCAGCCCAAACACCCCGTCGCAGAGCGCGGAAGACTGCACGGCGCATCGGAACTCGACCTCGGAATCCCGGATCGTGACGTAGAGTATAGATTCGTGTATTATCGCACTCTGGGAGAGGAACTACGATGTTGCAGAAGTCTCGCAAAACACAACCGATTAAGACGGCAGGATAAAAGCCCGCACATTGCGCGCTCTTACGGTCGTTGTGTTTCAGTGAGTTACAAGGAAATTTCGCAATGTGTGCGTACTACCTGCACATCGCGGCGAGGATGATTCCTGAATGATATCCGTTGTTTGATGCAATGTGCGGTGCCTCCATCATCGGCAGGGTTGAAACCGAGAAGGGGCGAGTCCGAGGCGGCGCCGCCTGGCTCGGCCATGGGCTATCTATCCTGACATGAGTGCGCGAGCCGTCGTGTTACGGTACCCGGGATGCCTCGGCATGAAAGGAAGAGGAGAGATCACCACGACCAGGATCAACCGCCGCGCCTTGCTGTTCCATTCCGGCGCCGCCGTCTTCGCCTCGACGGTGGCGGAAACGGGGCGCGCCACTGAGCCGCCGCACCAAGTCCGACTGCCTCCCAACAAGTTGCGGGCACTGATCGAAGCGCACATGACGGCATACGTCGGGTTCGTCAGGGCCGTCCATGAAATGGGTGGCAGCAGCGGTGACTGCGACAGGGCGAGCCGGGAGGAGGAGAAAGCGCTGCTGGCTGTCTGCGCTTATCCTGCGGTCAGCGATGGCGATCGCTTCGCCAAGGCCCGATACCTTTTAGAGATAGAGGCCCGCGGCGAACTCGACCTGCCACAGCACATGCAGGCTCTTCTTCGCTCGACGATGTCGAAGACATAAGACCGCCGCGCCGGTTAGCCTCTGTCAACTCAACCGTAGCCGTCTCGCTGGCAGTAGCGCGTCGAAGCTTCACAAGTGTCCGCTTTGCGCCTCATTAAGTCGCTCCGGGAGGTCGTTGCATTCCCTGAAACCGGACATCGCCGCAGTTCGGACCAATACGCCTTTTTCGCGCCGCGGGCGCTTCTCCACTCTAAGGGCCGAGGCGGCCTGATCAGCTCTTGGCCCATAGTCGAACCACGGCAATATCTGCTGCGGTTACTCGCAGTGAACAGCTTTCACCGTCCGCGGCGTGCTGCGGGGCAGGGGCGACCGCCGATTCCTTGGCAGTCTAGCCTTGCTGCCGCGTCCAGAGCGTGGCGTCGTCCAACCCTAACAGACGTCTCTGTTGTCGATTCCGGTCAGTGGCTGTGTCCGAAAGGGTGACTGTTTCATACGTCGGCACAATAGCGCGCCGGACTTGCTCTGTTGTTAGCTCGGTTCCCGTTGGAGCAGTTCAGAAGGGTTTCTTGGAGCCAACCATGCGGGAATATACGTCTTCGCAATTCGGTCGCGGCGGTCCAGATGGGTCGGTTCCTCCGTATATGGACCTCTGCCTGCTGTCATCGATCGTTCATGATTTCAACAACCTGCTCACGCCGGTGGTGATTGCCCTGGAAGACTTGCAGCGCCGCCGTGCCGGCACGGCGAGAGAGCTCGGAAAGATCGATGCAGCGATCTACTGCGCGTTTCGCGCGAAAGTCCTCGCCCGGCAACTTCTCGAACTTGCGAA
This window encodes:
- a CDS encoding LysR family transcriptional regulator, with translation MRYLRSAHYINVVAKTGSIRAAAELLAITSTALNRRILAMEAELGVAIFERLPHGVRLSSAGELLVQHMRNQLSDMEHLKSQIADLAGARRGHVAIACSQALLPYHLPMQISLYRKEHPNVTFGVHLRDREEAERALVDHTADIAIVYEPTRLAAFMTLMRVHQPVHAVMRPDHPLASHETVRLRACLDYPIALPTSSYGVRYLLDIGAQSSSLQLEPVIQSDSFEFLRNHAISEDIISFHFPIGLSHQTMTGDMISRPLDPRDVPAGMLYVGQLKGRTLPVAAARFADQLSDSLAQQYDVS